In a single window of the Gossypium hirsutum isolate 1008001.06 chromosome A13, Gossypium_hirsutum_v2.1, whole genome shotgun sequence genome:
- the LOC121212251 gene encoding MADS-box protein SVP yields the protein MTRQKIQIKKIDNTAARQVTFSKRRRGLFKKAHELSTLCDAEIALLVFSNAGKLFEYSSTSTRQVIERRNLQSERIDRLDPISTLELQLQSSTCAMLGKEIAEKTKELRQLRGEELQGLDLEELKHLEKLLEGGLNRVTQTKDELFFKEISILKRKEVELMEENQQLKEKMGNSPHVVQPTVAQQGLGQPSECNGHAWRSYSSDISLRLGLPYPN from the exons ATGACGAGGCAGAAGATTCAGATCAAGAAGATCGACAACACGGCGGCTAGGCAGGTGACTTTCTCCAAGAGGAGAAGAGGGCTTTTCAAGAAAGCTCATGAGCTTTCAACTCTATGTGATGCTGAGATAGCTCTCTTAGTGTTTTCAAATGCTGGGAAGCTCTTTGAATACTCCAGTACcag TACAAGGCAGGTGATTGAAAGGAGAAATCTGCAGTCAGAAAGGATCGATCGATTGGATCCAATTTCAACCCTTGAGCTTCAG cTTCAAAGTAGCACATGTGCCATGTTGGGCAAGGAAATAGCAGAAAAGACCAAAGAGCTGAG ACAGCTGAGAGGAGAGGAGCTTCAAGGGTTAGATCTTGAAGAATTAAAACATCTAGAGAAATTACTTGAAGGAGGCCTTAACCGAGTCACTCAAACAAAG GATGAACTATTTTTCAAAGAAATCAGCATCCTTAAAAGGAAG GAAGTAGAACTGATGGAAGAAAACCAGCAATTGAAAGAGAAA ATGGGGAATTCACCTCATGTGGTCCAACCAACTGTGGCTCAGCAAGGCCTAGGCCAGCCATCAGAGTGCAACGGCCATGCATGGAGAAGCTATAGCTCTGACATTTCTCTTAGACTGGG GTTACCTTACCCTAACTGA
- the LOC107918316 gene encoding guanosine nucleotide diphosphate dissociation inhibitor At5g09550 — translation MDETYDVIVLGTGLKECILSGLLSVDGLKVLHMDRNDYYGGESTSLNLMQLWKHFKGNDKPPEQLGTSREYNVDMIPKFMMANGSLVRILIHTGVTKYLNFKAVDGSYVYKKKKIYKVPATDVEALKSPLMGLFEKRRARKFFIYVQDYDENDPKSHEKLDLNKVTAKELISKYGLEDDTIDFIGHALALHNEDSYLAQPALNFVKRMKLYAESLARFQGGSPYIYPLYGLGELPQAFARLSAVYGGTYMLNKPECKVEFDGDGKVIGVTSEGETAKCNKVVCDPSYLSDKVKKVGKVARAVCVMSHPIPDTNDSHSAQVILPQKQLGRKSDMYVFCCSYAHNVAPKGKYIAFVSAEAETDNPEQELKPGVDLLGSVDEIFYDTYDRYVPTNDHQADNCFISASYDSTTHFETTVIDVMEMYTKITGKVLDLSVDLSAASAAEE, via the exons ATGGATGAAACATACGATGTGATAGTCCTAGGTACCGGCCTTAAGGAATGCATTCTCAGTGGTCTTCTCTCCGTTGATGGACTCAAA GTTTTGCATATGGACAGAAATGATTATTACGGTGGAGAGTCTACTTCTCTTAATCTTATGCAg CTTTGGAAACATTTCAAGGGAAATGACAAACCTCCAGAACAGCTTGGCACAAGCAGGGAATATAATGTTGATATGATTCCCAAG TTCATGATGGCCAATGGCAGTCTGGTTCGTATTCTCATCCACACAGGTGTTACCAAGTATCTTAACTTCAAGGCCGTGGATGGGAGTTATgtgtacaaaaagaaaaaa ATCTATAAAGTTCCAGCAACTGATGTTGAGGCACTTAAATCACCATTGATGGGGCTGTTTGAGAAGCGCCGTGCCAGGAAGTTCTTCATTTATGTCCAAGACTACGACGAAAACGATCCAAAATCTCATGAAAAACTTGATCTCAACAAAGTAACAGCGAAAGAACTTATCTC AAAGTATGGACTTGAAGATGATACAATTGACTTTATTGGTCATGCCTTGGCACTCCACAATGAAGATAGTTACTTGGCTCAGCCAGCTTTGAACTTTGTTAAGAGAATGAAG CTCTATGCAGAGTCTTTGGCACGATTTCAAGGAGGATCTCCTTATATCTATCCACTATATGGACTTGGAGAATTGCCTCAG GCATTTGCACGTTTAAGTGCTGTTTATGGTGGTACTTACATGCTCAACAAGCCAGAATGTAAG GTAGAATTTGATGGTGATGGGAAAGTCATTGGAGTAACTTCTGAAGGCGAAACTGCTAAGTGCAACAAAGTTGTTTGCGATCCATCTTATTTGTCTGATAAG GTTAAGAAGGTTGGGAAAGTTGCTCGTGCTGTATGTGTAATGAGCCACCCTATTCCTGATACCAACGATTCTCACTCAGCTCAGGTTATTCTGCCTCAGAAGCAACTCGGTCGTAAATCAGACAT GTACGTCTTTTGTTGCTCCTATGCTCATAATGTAGCTCCCAAGGGAAAATACATCGCTTTTGTTTCAGCTGAAGCCGAGACTGACAACCCTGAGCAAGAGTTGAAGCCTGGGGTTGACCTACTGGGATCTGTAGATGAGATATTTTATGACACTTATGACAGATATGTGCCCACTAACGACCATCAAGCTGACAACTGCTTCATATCTGCT AGCTACGATTCGACAACACACTTCGAGACCACCGTCATCGATGTGATGGAGATGTACACCAAGATTACTGGAAAG GTTCTTGATTTATCGGTGGACCTGAGTGCTGCTAGTGCTGCTGAAGAATGA